The Suricata suricatta isolate VVHF042 chromosome 13, meerkat_22Aug2017_6uvM2_HiC, whole genome shotgun sequence nucleotide sequence AAGTCACCACGTGCCTGACACAGACGGCCACACTCAGATCCCGGAGGAGAAAGAGTGGTTGAGAGAGGCAGGACCTCGGCCCACCTTGGGCTTGAGTCCCAGTTCTAATTACAGGCTGTGTGACTCCAGGGAAACTGCCTgccatctctgtttctctgtttcctcatctgctcgCTATAATGTCCTCCTAAGGTTGTTCTCAAGTATTAAGTGGGTGAATTCGTGTCAAGTACTCccgacagtgcctggcacgtgagTAAGAACTCACATATATTGGTGGTTATTCCTGATCACCACAGCCTGCAGACACCGTCGTCGGAGATGTAGGAAGTGGGCCTGTCCTGTGTCCTCTGTGCCCTCAGCCTCCCGGGCCTTAGCCCCAGCACCTCCTCTTTGGGCTGGCCCCCCACGTGTCCCCACCAGCGGGCCGGCCCTCACCGTGTTTAGACAGGCTCCCATTCTCTCGATGCACATCCAAGCTGCTGACGTTATAGACACACTGGTTCCCTCTAACAGACCGAGAGGGGAGACAGCAGGAAGACCGTCAAGGAGACATGGACAGTCACTGGTCACCGTGTCGAGGGGCGAGATCAGTGGCGATTAGAGCCCACCCTCCCCATTCCGTGCAAGAGAGGGCTGAGGCCAGGAAGGGGGCTCCAGCCggagcctggggccaggggcaggCCAGCACGTGGGGGGTCTCACATGGTTAGGTACTCTCTGAGCAGTATGGTGTCCTCTGTAGAGTTGATGTGAAAGTAAAAGAAGGCCGCCTGGATCGTTCTAGCCGACTGGTTGAACTCCGGGTTGCGGAAGGCCGAGGCGATGTAAAACCACTTGccggagagctggggagaggccggGAGCTGATGGTGGAGGCCGCGGGCCGAATCCCTCCCGGGCAGCAGGGCAGACCTCTCCCTCTGTTCTGCACATGGGAGACTGGGTCCCCAGCGAGCAGCGGACACGCAGGAGGAGGTCACTCTGAGGTTCAGGACCCTCCCCCAGCCGCCAGGGCGTCCCTCTGAGTCTGGAGTTCAGAATGTCACCCCAAGACGCAGAAAAGAAAGGGTGGATTGGAGAAGAGGGGAAGATGGCTGACCGAGAGCCAGCAGGAGAAAGGGGAgtccagggaaggaggcagctgCCCGCGGCGCTCAGGGGCCCCAGGCACGCACCTGGTCCAGGGTGGTATTGGTGATAGGCGTCGCCGTGAGGTTGAGGTTGCCACACTCGGGGCTCTGGGCCGCCAGCAGAGGAAGGAGGCTCAGGACAGCAAGGGCTCGGGACAGCGCCATGCCTAGAGGCAgaggctctggagtcaggcagAACTGGTGGCTGGAGGGTACAGTGACCTTTATATCCAGCTGTGGGCGGAGTCCTGGAGCCCCCTGGTGACAGGTCAGGTGATGCTTACGACATGCCTGGCACACATcgttccctccttcccccaactcTGACCGTGGCTGAAGTCTCCAAGCCCGGGTCTAATTGAGATCCCTGACCTGGAAGCATTCCCAGGGCCCCAGGGTCCGGCTATTCAAAGCCAAGGTGGGTGTGTGCTGGAAAGGTATTGTCAAACATGGGTAGGTTTCAATAGAGGGACCTCTAAGCAAGCTCTTAGGGTTGAGGGACTTTTGTTTCGTTTTAAAAGCTCTTATGTTTTCACCCAATTCATGTCCACTGAGCATTCAGACTTGAGCAAGACCCAACCAGGAATCAAATGCTGATGGCAATTTAGAGAGTTCCAAGGGTAGGTGGGgaatgggatgggggaggggtcaagggttggggagagggcaAAACACGGATTCTATTTCAACCGAGTGTGGTAACCACTATGGATGAGCAGAAGTCCGgtaggggcgggggaggggggtgttgggCAACCCAGCCTTGGAGGAAGGGATGCTTCCAAAAGAAGGCGGCATCTAAGGTATGTGTTTATTTGCAGTAAATGTGGTTATTACCTGAACTCTCTCCCAAAATCTGAAACAAGAAATTATGCCTATGCGCTCTCCACCTCCCGCCACGTGAgcagggcgggggggtgggggtggtcttTTCACCAGTTGGTCCCCAACCTGGCCAGAGGTCCCCTCTGCAGAATGAGAGTTTCCACAGCCCACTTGCATTTTGACCCGCCGAGGTCAGATCGTTATCCCTATGAATAAATACGTCCAAAAAGTCTTACTATGCCGTGCTTACAATTCTATGTTCTTGTTTATCTCATGTATTTCGTGTCTTTTTTCATGTTGCGGTGTAGTTGGCGGTCAAAATTTTAATGGACGCATACCCTTTGGTTCGCTTCCTGGATTCCAACATACGTAATGATGAGCAGCTTCAAATGCAGAAACTTTATTGATGCCACTGGGACAAAGACCCGAGGTATAAACGGTGGGCGTGGGGCTGAGGGTGGGCCCGAGTCCCCAAGCTCTCCTAACCCAATGCGGTGTAGTCCTAGGAccccttgttttctttctgcttttccttttcttccttgtgCTGCTTCTCCAACGCCCCCCACACATCCTGGAAGACAGAGGGAGCACTGCGCAggggtctggggggaggggagaatgagcTCCTGCTGCCTCCTCgatgggtgaccttgggcaaggcggTTTTTCCCAACGCCTCTCTTCATATCTAGggcattgtgttttatttttccagcgTTATTGAGCTATAATTGCCCATAACACTTCACATTATGATGTTCCCTCTGGTAAGTGTCACAAGTGACCAAATCGCCTTCTAAAATTACCATACCattcaagaggagaaaaaaaagtgtcACATATGAACCCACACTGTTATTCAAAgcagccccaaactagaaacaattcaaatgcccATCATCAGGAAAACGGAAAAACACACTGCGGCATTTTCGTAACTGGGacattacttggcaataaaatgGAACGAACTACTGATTCGTaagacaacatgaatgaatctcaaaaccaTTACACTGAGCGAAAGAAGCCAGACTTAAGAAAGCACAAACTATAGTTCCATTTGTAGAAAgttctagaatagccaaaacacaTCTATAATGGTAGAAATCAGATCCGTGGTTGCCAAGGGCGGGGAGGGCAGTCTGGCTGCCAGAGGTGTACCAGCACTTTCTGAAGTAGGCAGCATTGTTCCACATTTCCACGCAGGGGTAGTTACACACATAAAGTACATTTGTGAAAACTCACTGAACCTTAAAcctaaaatgtgtgcattttattgtataccaattatacctcaattaagttgattaaaaaaaaaacacacacacacacacacaactctctCCCCaaacagagaagacaaaagaCACTAAGGCTGTTT carries:
- the ORM1 gene encoding alpha-1-acid glycoprotein 1 → MALSRALAVLSLLPLLAAQSPECGNLNLTATPITNTTLDQLSGKWFYIASAFRNPEFNQSARTIQAAFFYFHINSTEDTILLREYLTIGNQCVYNVSSLDVHRENGSLSKHEFGKEQFGYFLQTKDPKTFMLAFSPKDEQNMGLSFYTDKAQATQEQMREFHEAITCMGMQKSEIVYTDEKQNACGPLEKQHKEEKEKQKESEGSSDDTALG